A DNA window from Verrucomicrobiia bacterium contains the following coding sequences:
- the mscL gene encoding large conductance mechanosensitive channel protein MscL produces MGMIKEFKEFAMRGSVVDLAVGVIIGGAFGKIVTSVVNDIIMPPIGRVMGNVNFTDLFINLDSSKGPFKSLADAKAAGAAVIAYGSFINTVIDFLIVAFCIFMAVKTMNTLQRKEAAAPTPAPSTKLCEYCVSEIPLKATRCPHCTSQVK; encoded by the coding sequence ATGGGAATGATCAAAGAGTTCAAAGAGTTTGCGATGCGTGGCAGTGTGGTGGACCTGGCGGTCGGTGTGATCATCGGCGGCGCGTTTGGCAAGATTGTCACTTCCGTTGTCAATGACATCATCATGCCGCCGATTGGCAGGGTCATGGGCAACGTCAACTTCACCGACTTGTTCATTAATCTCGATAGCAGCAAGGGGCCATTCAAATCACTGGCCGACGCCAAAGCGGCCGGGGCGGCGGTGATCGCGTACGGGTCGTTTATCAATACGGTGATCGACTTTCTCATCGTGGCGTTTTGCATATTCATGGCCGTCAAGACCATGAACACACTGCAGCGCAAAGAAGCTGCGGCCCCCACGCCCGCGCCGTCCACGAAATTGTGTGAGTACTGCGTATCGGAAATTCCGCTCAAAGCCACACGATGCCCGCACTGCACGTCGCAGGTCAAATAG